The following proteins come from a genomic window of Lachnoclostridium phytofermentans ISDg:
- a CDS encoding condensation domain-containing protein gives MVCKEIEKVFESYTGSKLSDVFIIDSIPKTVSGKKQRFQVQFAKEIIRVNEPETVKHEKPSSLLEIQIAKVWESVLNVPVYDIYTSFFKMGGDSLAVFECVIQLNKLNLYISSEYFFSHPTIAELARKAELEEGAIIAEQEVAAGFADPLPFHCSILHKKHINQWNFSCLLDLDPMPTNDTLKNILKYLIMQHDGLRYRFKIEGSNITEYIAEVEESACIELIRYKEEDNLEPVFAKYQETLDITQCPLKLVAFYKEDEDYGKLLVMWHHVLGDAYSIGKFMEDFIDIYRTVVVNKNEYILKRKTTSLKQWSAIVNKFAFDKECIADIDYWKQTCNSDNIIPTEYNWSLRDNIMDYEKIHEFLLCRVDDLKDAGELQYKLLAAWSETIRKWTQQDEINLSYTLNGRHGIIICKDSLLF, from the coding sequence ATGGTTTGTAAGGAAATTGAAAAAGTATTTGAGTCATATACTGGCAGTAAACTGTCTGATGTATTTATTATTGATAGCATACCCAAAACTGTAAGTGGTAAGAAGCAAAGATTCCAAGTTCAATTTGCTAAAGAAATAATAAGAGTAAATGAACCGGAAACCGTAAAACATGAAAAACCATCTTCTCTCTTGGAGATTCAAATTGCAAAAGTTTGGGAAAGTGTTCTAAATGTACCTGTTTATGATATATACACTTCATTTTTTAAGATGGGGGGAGACTCTCTTGCAGTATTTGAATGTGTTATACAACTAAATAAATTAAATTTGTACATTTCTTCAGAATATTTCTTTTCACACCCAACAATAGCTGAGTTGGCTAGGAAAGCGGAATTAGAAGAAGGCGCTATTATCGCAGAACAAGAAGTGGCTGCTGGCTTTGCAGACCCTTTGCCATTCCATTGTAGTATATTACATAAAAAGCATATCAATCAATGGAATTTCAGCTGTTTATTAGATTTGGACCCAATGCCAACCAACGATACTCTAAAAAATATTTTGAAGTATCTTATTATGCAGCATGATGGCTTGCGCTATAGGTTTAAAATTGAAGGTTCAAACATAACAGAATATATCGCTGAAGTTGAAGAGAGTGCTTGTATCGAACTAATCAGATATAAAGAGGAAGATAACTTAGAGCCTGTTTTTGCAAAGTATCAGGAAACTCTGGATATTACGCAGTGTCCTCTTAAATTGGTTGCCTTTTATAAAGAAGATGAGGATTACGGAAAATTACTTGTTATGTGGCATCATGTATTAGGCGATGCTTATTCCATAGGTAAATTCATGGAGGATTTCATTGATATTTATAGAACAGTAGTTGTGAATAAGAATGAATATATATTGAAAAGAAAGACTACATCCCTGAAGCAATGGAGTGCTATAGTAAATAAATTCGCCTTTGATAAGGAATGCATAGCAGATATTGATTATTGGAAACAGACTTGCAATTCAGATAATATAATCCCAACTGAGTATAACTGGAGTCTGAGAGATAATATAATGGATTACGAAAAAATACACGAATTCTTATTATGCCGAGTTGATGATTTAAAAGATGCGGGAGAGCTACAATATAAACTTCTAGCAGCATGGTCAGAGACTATAAGAAAATGGACACAGCAAGATGAAATAAATTTATCGTATACTTTAAATGGGCGTCACGGTATAATTATATGCAAAGATTCACTATTGTTCTAA
- a CDS encoding helix-turn-helix domain-containing protein, whose protein sequence is MENTNQNFKNNSFFKKVLFSIITLIIIIILTYATVTYIGMKKTILDVKNSANMNELAQANSTINYLFEMTKNLALYIYQDEDLVKLLHIEDKEFLNSLDYIKLRTKLNTYTHTFEFSDSIIIYNSKLDLITSTEYSIQNYDKPLANAIKKYINNDMKEYAEFAILDYLEEDGKKNTAFLFGLKDWKFITPDNQTTIGILIKPEWLFDNLEIINKADANQEKEIFILDNKGELYSSDAKLVKDESLNELKNIVMNQPQNSDYFDVYIHNVKYKATYIKNEMCKWKIISIQPYNVFMSQLYKITGIFIAITFTIILIALGLAFIFTKHIYVPVNKVVKQFIHKNKNISNDLKIEDELGFIVKSYENAVSQISIQQSDLKSSKKYIRSYWIKRLLMESKMLSLEELKKNDVEELLNVNLLEEFIIIILNIDENGEFNRHTIENQRIYRYAIENISQEVIGESFPCNIVDMGEENLVVLVSLKDTKGVVAQIEECVRKIQQTVVTYYEFSLSAAISDKIENYSDISKSYKKALHLLSYKLIYGNECMIKESMLEEIFESNKEMFILQKEQKLEGLFISDKEELFRTEINEIFETIKNMKYSEIMSSINYLSFLFYKIIKINFPMQFNEQIKQMNILNKNIFNSASLEEIKEIFIEIYINIHKNPQENISTTNNMLVSTIIQIIEENYKDPNLSQEWIASTLKLSYSNVGKVFKLVEKVSIAEYVNKVRLKYACELLENTNYSINDIFNSVGFVNQSYFFTLFKKYFGCTPKQYQLQKKFKQF, encoded by the coding sequence TTGGAAAATACAAATCAAAACTTTAAGAATAATAGTTTCTTTAAGAAAGTACTTTTTAGTATTATAACACTGATAATTATAATAATACTAACCTATGCGACTGTTACATACATAGGGATGAAAAAAACTATTTTAGATGTGAAAAATTCTGCCAATATGAATGAGTTGGCACAAGCGAATAGTACAATAAATTATTTATTTGAAATGACTAAAAATTTGGCCTTATACATTTACCAAGATGAGGATTTGGTTAAGCTTTTGCATATTGAAGATAAAGAATTTTTAAATAGTTTAGATTATATAAAGTTACGAACCAAATTGAACACCTATACCCATACATTTGAGTTCTCAGATAGTATTATTATATACAATAGCAAATTAGATTTGATAACTTCTACGGAATATTCCATTCAAAACTATGATAAACCATTGGCGAATGCCATTAAAAAATATATTAACAATGATATGAAGGAATATGCAGAGTTTGCTATTTTAGACTATTTGGAGGAAGACGGTAAAAAGAATACTGCGTTTTTGTTTGGCTTAAAGGACTGGAAGTTTATTACTCCGGATAATCAAACAACGATTGGTATTCTAATTAAACCAGAATGGTTATTCGATAACTTAGAGATTATTAATAAAGCTGATGCAAATCAAGAAAAAGAAATATTTATATTGGATAATAAAGGGGAATTATATAGTTCCGATGCAAAGTTAGTAAAAGATGAGAGTTTAAATGAATTAAAAAATATAGTAATGAATCAACCTCAGAATAGTGACTACTTTGATGTTTATATACATAATGTAAAATATAAAGCCACCTACATAAAAAATGAAATGTGTAAATGGAAAATTATATCGATTCAGCCTTATAATGTGTTTATGTCACAGTTATATAAAATTACGGGAATATTTATCGCCATAACATTTACTATCATTTTAATAGCCTTAGGATTAGCTTTTATTTTTACAAAACATATTTATGTGCCTGTGAATAAAGTGGTAAAACAATTTATCCATAAGAATAAAAACATAAGTAATGATTTAAAAATTGAAGACGAACTAGGTTTTATTGTAAAGAGCTACGAAAATGCTGTATCCCAGATTTCTATACAACAAAGTGATTTAAAAAGTTCTAAAAAATATATAAGAAGTTATTGGATAAAAAGACTCCTAATGGAAAGTAAAATGCTCTCTTTAGAGGAGTTGAAGAAAAATGATGTAGAAGAATTATTGAATGTCAATTTATTAGAAGAGTTTATCATTATTATTCTAAATATCGATGAAAATGGAGAATTCAATAGACATACTATTGAAAATCAACGTATATACCGCTATGCTATTGAAAATATTTCTCAAGAAGTTATAGGTGAATCATTTCCTTGTAATATAGTCGATATGGGTGAGGAGAACCTTGTAGTTTTAGTCAGCCTAAAAGATACAAAGGGAGTAGTAGCTCAAATAGAAGAATGTGTCAGAAAAATACAGCAGACAGTTGTTACTTATTATGAATTCTCTCTATCAGCAGCAATTTCTGATAAAATAGAAAATTATAGCGATATTTCTAAAAGCTATAAAAAAGCTTTACATTTATTAAGTTATAAATTGATCTATGGAAATGAATGTATGATCAAAGAATCAATGCTAGAAGAAATATTCGAATCAAATAAAGAAATGTTTATTTTACAGAAAGAGCAAAAATTAGAAGGTCTTTTCATAAGTGATAAGGAAGAGTTATTCAGAACAGAAATAAATGAAATATTTGAGACGATTAAAAACATGAAATATAGTGAAATTATGAGTAGTATTAACTACTTAAGCTTTTTGTTCTATAAGATTATTAAGATAAACTTTCCAATGCAGTTCAATGAACAAATAAAGCAAATGAATATATTAAATAAGAATATATTTAACAGTGCTAGCTTGGAAGAAATTAAAGAAATTTTTATTGAAATTTATATCAATATTCATAAAAATCCACAAGAGAATATTTCAACCACCAATAACATGTTAGTAAGTACTATTATTCAAATTATTGAAGAGAATTATAAAGATCCTAATTTGAGCCAGGAGTGGATTGCATCTACTTTAAAGCTTTCTTATAGTAATGTCGGAAAGGTATTTAAATTAGTTGAGAAAGTTTCGATAGCGGAATATGTGAATAAGGTTCGGTTAAAATACGCTTGTGAGTTATTGGAAAATACGAATTATAGTATAAATGACATTTTTAATAGTGTAGGGTTTGTAAATCAAAGTTATTTTTTCACCTTATTCAAAAAATATTTTGGATGTACTCCGAAGCAATATCAATTACAGAAGAAGTTTAAACAATTTTGA
- a CDS encoding lactonase family protein yields MYDTIDYRHGYMIYSTSNAADYNEVVAIRHDSGDNFTFIKAYKTGGKGTGTKTVDPLGSQGSIILSDDGHFLFVVNAGSNSITSFKITDSGTLILADVKQSDGFFPKSLTTHRNFLYVANAGNGSSIGSNITGFQVDENGRLTEIIDSTKSLSSKNARPTCIVINYNGKKIAVSELNTNLISVFTVQPDGSLTGPIVSNSSGSGPFGSVFLTNEILLVTEAGTNALSSYIVNHNGTLSVISSSVLNFQAATCWVAISEDGRFAYTSNAGTHTITTYEVEYDGHVSVSNIIYSTKDGSNAPIDSGVCTNYLYVLNGNEGSISVFITGREGKLIRKQVFSNTQLPNLGSQGLAILCLPNRN; encoded by the coding sequence ATGTATGATACGATTGATTATCGGCATGGATACATGATTTACTCTACGTCGAATGCTGCTGATTATAATGAAGTTGTAGCCATTCGCCATGATTCTGGTGATAATTTTACATTTATTAAGGCTTATAAAACAGGCGGTAAAGGCACTGGAACCAAAACTGTTGATCCTCTTGGTTCACAGGGATCAATCATACTATCAGATGATGGACATTTCCTTTTCGTCGTGAACGCAGGCAGTAATAGTATCACTAGCTTCAAAATCACCGACTCGGGAACCCTGATTCTTGCAGACGTGAAGCAGTCCGATGGTTTCTTCCCAAAAAGCCTAACAACTCACCGTAATTTTCTCTATGTAGCAAATGCAGGCAATGGGAGCAGCATTGGCTCCAATATAACTGGTTTTCAGGTGGATGAAAACGGTAGGCTTACCGAAATCATTGACTCCACTAAATCATTGAGTTCAAAAAATGCCAGACCAACATGTATTGTCATCAATTATAATGGTAAAAAAATAGCGGTCTCCGAGCTGAACACTAACCTAATCAGTGTATTTACCGTTCAACCAGACGGATCCCTCACCGGTCCTATCGTCAGCAATTCTAGCGGGTCCGGACCTTTTGGCTCTGTTTTCTTAACAAATGAAATATTACTGGTTACGGAGGCTGGAACAAATGCATTATCTTCATACATAGTTAATCACAATGGTACACTTTCTGTAATCAGTTCATCCGTTTTGAATTTTCAGGCAGCTACCTGTTGGGTTGCAATATCTGAAGACGGACGTTTTGCTTATACTTCCAATGCTGGTACCCACACAATAACAACGTATGAAGTTGAATATGATGGACATGTGAGTGTTTCAAATATTATTTATAGCACGAAAGATGGGTCTAATGCACCAATTGATAGTGGCGTTTGTACCAACTACCTGTATGTACTCAATGGAAATGAGGGATCCATCAGCGTTTTCATTACTGGCCGAGAAGGCAAATTAATCCGAAAACAAGTTTTCAGCAATACACAACTTCCGAATTTAGGTTCACAAGGTTTGGCGATCCTATGCCTACCAAATAGAAATTAG
- a CDS encoding lactonase family protein, with the protein MYGMTDCRHEYMIYSMSNAADCNEVVAIRQESSNNFAFIKTYKTGGKGTGTQTVDPLGSQGSIILSEDGHFLFVVNAGSNSITSFRITNSGTLILADVKQSGGFLPISLTTHHNFLYVANAGNGSSIASNVTGFQVGKKGRLTEIIGSTKLLSSINAKPTCIVINCNGKKIAVSEQNTNLISVFTVQPDGTLTGPIVSNSSGSGPFGSVFLTNEILLVTEAGTNALSSYKVNHNGTLSVISSSVLNFQTATCWVALSENGRFSYTSNAGGHTITTYKVENNGHLSVSNIIYSTKDGSGAPIDSGVSSNNLYVLNGNEGFISVFHNDRDGKLIRTQVIRDTELPNLGSQGLAILCLTK; encoded by the coding sequence ATGTATGGTATGACAGACTGTAGGCATGAATACATGATTTATTCTATGTCGAATGCCGCTGATTGTAATGAAGTTGTGGCTATTCGTCAGGAATCCAGTAATAATTTTGCATTTATTAAGACTTACAAAACAGGCGGTAAAGGCACTGGAACCCAAACTGTTGATCCTCTTGGTTCACAGGGATCAATCATACTATCAGAAGACGGACATTTCCTTTTCGTCGTGAACGCAGGCAGCAATAGTATCACTAGCTTTAGAATCACCAACTCGGGAACCCTGATTCTTGCTGATGTGAAGCAATCTGGCGGCTTCTTGCCAATAAGCCTAACAACTCACCATAATTTTCTCTATGTGGCAAATGCAGGAAACGGGAGCAGCATTGCGTCCAATGTTACTGGTTTTCAAGTGGGCAAAAAAGGAAGGCTTACCGAAATCATAGGCTCTACTAAATTATTGAGTTCAATAAATGCCAAGCCAACATGCATTGTCATCAATTGTAACGGTAAAAAAATAGCAGTCTCCGAGCAAAACACTAACCTAATCAGTGTATTTACCGTTCAACCAGACGGAACTCTCACTGGCCCTATCGTCAGCAATTCCAGTGGCTCCGGACCTTTTGGCTCTGTTTTCTTAACAAATGAAATATTACTGGTTACGGAGGCCGGAACAAATGCATTATCATCTTACAAGGTTAATCATAATGGAACACTTTCTGTAATCAGTTCATCCGTTTTGAATTTTCAGACTGCTACTTGTTGGGTTGCACTATCTGAAAACGGACGTTTTTCCTATACTTCCAATGCTGGTGGCCATACTATAACAACGTATAAAGTTGAAAATAATGGACATCTGAGTGTTTCAAATATTATCTATAGTACGAAAGATGGGTCTGGTGCACCAATTGATAGTGGCGTTAGTTCCAACAATCTGTATGTACTCAATGGAAATGAGGGTTTCATCAGCGTTTTCCATAATGACCGTGATGGCAAACTAATCCGAACACAGGTTATCAGAGATACAGAACTGCCGAATTTGGGTTCACAAGGTTTGGCGATCCTATGCCTTACCAAATAA
- a CDS encoding aminotransferase class V-fold PLP-dependent enzyme: MGLGAAVDYLQDIGMDNIAEYEHRLFTYTSEALRNVPGLSIIGTASEKAGVISFTLNGIATESIGQVLNKEGIAIRTGHHCSLPILRRFGIESTARISLAFYNTYREIDVLIDTLWKQVTKTYT, encoded by the coding sequence GTGGGACTAGGTGCTGCAGTGGATTATCTGCAGGATATAGGAATGGATAATATTGCGGAATATGAGCATAGGCTTTTTACGTATACTTCCGAAGCATTACGTAATGTTCCTGGTCTGTCTATCATAGGAACTGCCTCAGAAAAAGCTGGAGTCATTTCCTTTACGTTAAACGGTATTGCCACAGAATCCATCGGGCAGGTGCTTAATAAAGAAGGGATTGCTATCCGTACAGGCCATCATTGCTCTTTACCGATTTTAAGAAGATTTGGCATAGAGAGTACAGCTAGGATTTCATTAGCATTTTATAATACCTACAGAGAGATTGATGTACTGATAGATACTCTATGGAAACAAGTAACAAAGACGTATACTTAA
- a CDS encoding aminotransferase class V-fold PLP-dependent enzyme, which yields MESYKKLLSPKVKIVATAYVSNSLGTITPIKEIVTKAI from the coding sequence ATGGAGTCATATAAAAAGCTGTTGTCTCCCAAAGTAAAAATTGTGGCTACCGCATATGTATCCAATTCTCTTGGTACAATAACGCCTATTAAGGAAATTGTTACTAAAGCGATATAG
- a CDS encoding alpha/beta fold hydrolase, giving the protein MLFSDLETINVPTLIIHGIHDKVVPFQLGQIQNESIKNSKLIPFYYSGHATFYDQKDEFNEVLVTFVVFLSHNELMEQG; this is encoded by the coding sequence GTGCTGTTTTCAGATTTAGAGACAATAAATGTTCCAACTTTAATTATTCACGGTATTCATGATAAGGTGGTTCCATTTCAACTTGGTCAGATACAAAACGAAAGCATTAAAAATTCAAAGCTCATACCGTTCTATTACAGTGGTCATGCAACTTTCTACGATCAAAAGGATGAATTTAATGAAGTGTTAGTAACGTTTGTTGTATTCTTAAGCCATAATGAATTAATGGAACAAGGTTGA
- a CDS encoding ArsA family ATPase, with protein sequence MRIILYTGKGGVGKTSISAATAVKLAQEGKKVLIMSTDQAHSLGDSLGFSLNGIPQTIAPNLDALEIDVVEENEKAWGNFKGFFKELLTSRAEGGIETEELLVFPGLEELFALFKILEIYENEQYDVLIVDCAPTGETLALLKFPELFGDVISKALPMKRKTAKIARPLVKTLTKIPMPKDEVFDDFERLMDKLGRLQVLMLNKDIVSLRIVTTPEKIVISETKRNYTCLHLYNYNVDAIIINKVYPKEALEGYFNKWVKLQKDGLNEIRESFREIPVFELQLQKQELKTIPILENLSSLYGTYNPIDVLAKEEIYTINKDGDIYIMAISLPFVDKSEMDLVQQNGEIQISFKNEKRCLTPPDYLKDKEISSAKMEQGKLIIYFE encoded by the coding sequence ATGAGAATAATATTATATACCGGAAAAGGTGGAGTAGGAAAGACTAGTATCAGTGCAGCCACTGCTGTTAAGCTTGCCCAAGAAGGTAAAAAAGTCTTGATAATGAGCACTGACCAAGCTCACAGCCTGGGAGATTCATTAGGTTTTTCGTTAAATGGGATACCTCAAACAATTGCTCCCAATTTGGACGCCCTTGAAATTGATGTTGTTGAAGAAAATGAGAAAGCATGGGGGAACTTTAAGGGATTTTTCAAGGAGTTACTTACATCTCGAGCTGAAGGTGGCATTGAAACGGAGGAGCTTCTTGTCTTTCCTGGATTAGAAGAATTGTTCGCACTGTTCAAAATATTAGAAATATATGAGAATGAACAATATGATGTGCTAATAGTTGATTGTGCACCCACAGGAGAAACGCTAGCCCTTCTTAAATTCCCGGAATTGTTTGGGGATGTGATCAGCAAGGCTTTACCTATGAAAAGAAAGACTGCTAAAATTGCACGACCATTAGTGAAAACATTGACTAAGATACCAATGCCAAAGGATGAAGTCTTTGATGATTTTGAGCGGTTAATGGATAAGTTAGGGCGACTACAGGTGCTGATGCTTAATAAAGATATCGTATCTTTACGGATTGTTACTACGCCTGAGAAAATCGTCATCAGTGAAACGAAAAGAAATTACACCTGCTTGCACCTGTATAACTATAATGTGGATGCAATCATTATAAATAAGGTGTACCCTAAAGAAGCTTTAGAAGGCTATTTTAATAAATGGGTAAAATTACAGAAGGATGGTCTAAATGAGATTAGAGAAAGCTTCAGAGAAATTCCAGTGTTTGAACTTCAATTACAAAAGCAGGAATTAAAAACAATCCCGATACTTGAAAATCTGAGTAGTTTATACGGAACATACAATCCCATTGATGTATTGGCAAAGGAGGAAATATATACGATAAATAAAGATGGAGATATCTATATAATGGCGATCAGCCTTCCTTTTGTTGATAAATCAGAGATGGATTTAGTGCAACAAAACGGAGAAATTCAAATTTCATTTAAGAACGAAAAACGCTGCCTAACACCCCCGGATTATCTGAAAGACAAAGAGATATCAAGTGCTAAAATGGAACAGGGTAAGTTAATCATATATTTTGAGTAA